A single region of the Streptomyces vilmorinianum genome encodes:
- a CDS encoding bifunctional DNA primase/polymerase translates to MEETIGVTEAAHIPKQRGELLLDCAVRYAEERHWDVFPGTWLEAVEGRERCSCGVDSCATPGAHPARPDWSTQATGSAVGARRMWSKQPKASILLPTGRTFDAIEVPESAGFLALARMERMELTLGPVTCTPDRRMFFFVLPGAATKVPDLVRKLGWAPTSIDLVTRGEGHYVAAPPTRIGGSGAVQWARRPTAANRWLPDAEELISPLAYACGREAAAERARRP, encoded by the coding sequence GTGGAAGAGACCATCGGAGTCACGGAAGCCGCACACATCCCCAAGCAGCGAGGCGAGCTGCTGCTGGACTGCGCCGTGCGGTACGCGGAAGAGCGGCACTGGGACGTGTTCCCCGGGACCTGGCTGGAAGCCGTGGAGGGCAGGGAGCGCTGCTCCTGCGGCGTCGACAGCTGCGCCACCCCCGGCGCCCACCCGGCCAGGCCCGACTGGTCGACCCAGGCGACCGGCAGCGCCGTCGGGGCGCGGCGGATGTGGTCGAAGCAGCCGAAGGCGTCGATCCTGCTGCCGACCGGCCGCACCTTCGACGCGATCGAGGTGCCGGAGTCGGCCGGCTTCCTGGCGCTGGCCCGGATGGAGCGCATGGAGCTCACGCTCGGCCCGGTGACCTGCACCCCCGACCGCCGGATGTTCTTCTTCGTCCTGCCGGGCGCCGCGACCAAGGTCCCGGACCTGGTCCGCAAGCTGGGCTGGGCCCCGACCTCGATCGACCTGGTCACCCGGGGCGAGGGGCACTACGTGGCGGCGCCGCCCACCCGGATCGGCGGGTCCGGGGCCGTGCAGTGGGCCCGGCGGCCCACCGCGGCGAACCGCTGGCTGCCGGACGCCGAGGAGTTGATCAGTCCACTCGCGTACGCGTGCGGGCGGGAAGCGGCGGCGGAGAGGGCCCGCCGGCCGTGA
- a CDS encoding ABC transporter ATP-binding protein — translation MPDQAFDGVYEQAGTAPEEPGAVPAVRVEGLWKRFGQQIAVHGIDLVLPAGKFIGLVGPNGAGKTTTLSMITGLLRPDHGRVLVAGHDVWRDPESVAEVKARIGILPEGLRLFERLSGRELLAYSGRLRGLPGAEVDKRAAQLLDVLDLAGAQNKLVVDYSTGMRKKIGLAAALLHNPEVLFLDEPFEGVDPVSAQTIRGVLTQYTRSGATVVFSSHVMELVESLCDWVAVMAAGRIRAQGPLEAVRGEAPSLQAAFLELVGANGRDAGDTLDWLGGGAEQR, via the coding sequence ATGCCTGACCAGGCATTTGACGGAGTGTACGAACAGGCGGGCACCGCACCGGAGGAACCCGGCGCGGTGCCCGCCGTTCGCGTCGAGGGGCTGTGGAAGCGCTTCGGGCAGCAGATCGCGGTGCACGGCATCGATCTCGTGCTGCCCGCGGGCAAGTTCATCGGTCTCGTCGGGCCCAACGGCGCCGGCAAGACCACCACCCTCTCCATGATCACCGGCCTGCTCCGGCCCGACCACGGGCGGGTCCTGGTCGCCGGTCACGACGTCTGGCGCGACCCGGAGTCGGTGGCCGAGGTCAAGGCGCGGATCGGCATCCTGCCGGAGGGCCTGCGGCTCTTCGAGCGCCTCTCGGGCCGCGAACTCCTCGCGTACAGCGGGCGGCTGCGGGGGCTGCCCGGCGCCGAGGTCGACAAGCGGGCCGCGCAGCTGCTCGACGTCCTGGACCTCGCGGGCGCGCAGAACAAGCTGGTCGTGGACTACTCGACCGGTATGCGCAAGAAGATCGGGCTCGCGGCCGCGCTGCTGCACAACCCCGAGGTGCTCTTCCTCGACGAGCCGTTCGAGGGCGTCGACCCGGTGTCCGCGCAGACCATCCGGGGCGTCCTCACGCAGTACACCCGTTCCGGCGCGACCGTCGTCTTCTCCAGCCATGTCATGGAGCTGGTGGAGTCGCTGTGCGACTGGGTCGCGGTGATGGCCGCCGGCCGGATCAGGGCCCAGGGCCCGCTGGAGGCCGTACGGGGTGAAGCGCCGTCGCTGCAGGCCGCGTTCCTGGAGCTGGTCGGCGCGAACGGGCGGGACGCCGGGGACACCCTGGACTGGCTGGGCGGCGGGGCGGAGCAGCGATGA
- a CDS encoding subtilase-type protease inhibitor, with translation MRYLLRNTAFTTALATGVALIGAATGDLAQAEPATSAAPAAPAAPAASAGLYAPSALVLTIGKGEDPATATVERAVTLSCSPTPSGTHPAPKSACAELKAIDGDLARLAVAWSASSPCTHLWDPITVTGDGVWEGKRINWSATYGNTCQMHTGLARNSVFSF, from the coding sequence GTGCGCTACCTCCTCCGTAACACCGCCTTCACCACCGCCCTCGCCACCGGCGTCGCGCTCATCGGCGCGGCGACCGGCGACCTCGCCCAGGCCGAGCCCGCCACATCCGCCGCGCCCGCCGCGCCTGCCGCACCGGCCGCATCCGCCGGCCTCTACGCGCCCTCCGCGCTCGTGCTCACGATCGGCAAGGGCGAGGACCCGGCGACGGCAACGGTCGAGAGGGCGGTGACCCTGAGCTGCTCCCCCACGCCCAGCGGCACCCACCCCGCCCCCAAGTCGGCCTGCGCGGAACTGAAGGCGATCGACGGGGACCTCGCCCGGCTGGCCGTGGCGTGGAGCGCGAGCAGCCCGTGCACCCACCTGTGGGACCCGATCACGGTCACCGGCGACGGCGTCTGGGAGGGCAAGCGCATCAACTGGTCGGCCACCTACGGCAACACGTGCCAGATGCACACCGGTCTGGCCAGGAACTCGGTCTTCTCCTTCTGA
- a CDS encoding signaling protein, which produces MSLTRRSLLTALAAAPVLAPIGTARATGHQALLAADPIAEQQQGAILHTAQNRFDLRAEPVDLFGREIALKQGRVHQQVAFDSVTGLAYVTQIISDGRQLADEPAPVPGADRDRRGDLCINEVTPDGTVRSVMYLRGVGHGGGLGVEHTDGRPWLWLETDADPVDSGFAYGKRIGRVAFTPDAVVDAGSEQIEVFDPVPGSSRTTPSLDVDHGRIGVRHGPHDAEEYRVYDLDAFKRRDFTPLYSFPARYRTQSWCLYGDLVYQNEGSAYGADNPIPGNSWWNVYDVTTGQMIERRFNTTALELSHRETEAITVRPTLNGPQLVFGFATQEPGPRRMALFGITSTTDGTGDHVPWTSLDYATGIYTPNSSNYIPQYRQLGNRIDLHLRLSRTDGAPWTNGEEILVLPPHIRPNRTQGMVGQVSGSGVSDSLTVRWEVHTDGSLHLYDQRNLTGWIGLDAGYFTS; this is translated from the coding sequence ATGTCACTGACTCGCCGCAGTCTCCTGACCGCCCTGGCCGCCGCGCCGGTCCTCGCCCCCATCGGAACCGCGCGGGCCACCGGCCATCAGGCCCTCCTCGCAGCCGACCCCATCGCCGAACAGCAGCAAGGGGCCATCCTGCACACCGCGCAGAACCGGTTCGATCTGCGAGCCGAACCCGTCGATCTGTTCGGCAGGGAGATCGCGCTGAAGCAGGGCAGGGTCCACCAGCAGGTCGCCTTCGATTCGGTGACCGGCCTGGCCTACGTGACGCAGATCATCAGCGACGGCCGCCAACTCGCCGACGAGCCCGCTCCCGTACCCGGCGCCGACCGCGATCGCCGGGGCGATCTGTGCATCAACGAGGTCACTCCCGATGGCACCGTCCGCTCGGTCATGTACCTGAGGGGCGTCGGCCACGGCGGCGGACTTGGCGTCGAGCACACCGACGGCCGTCCCTGGCTCTGGCTGGAGACCGATGCGGACCCCGTCGACAGCGGCTTCGCCTACGGCAAGCGCATCGGCCGTGTCGCGTTCACTCCCGACGCCGTCGTTGATGCGGGGAGCGAACAGATCGAGGTGTTCGACCCCGTCCCAGGGTCCTCCCGTACCACCCCGTCCCTGGATGTCGATCATGGCCGAATAGGGGTACGGCACGGGCCGCACGACGCCGAGGAGTACCGCGTCTACGACCTCGACGCCTTCAAGCGCCGGGACTTCACCCCGCTGTACAGCTTCCCGGCCCGGTATCGCACCCAGTCCTGGTGTCTGTACGGGGATCTCGTCTATCAGAACGAGGGCAGCGCCTATGGCGCGGACAACCCGATCCCCGGAAACTCCTGGTGGAACGTCTACGACGTCACCACCGGCCAGATGATCGAGCGACGCTTCAACACCACCGCTCTCGAACTGTCCCACCGCGAGACCGAAGCCATCACCGTGCGCCCGACGCTCAACGGACCACAGCTCGTTTTCGGCTTCGCCACACAAGAACCAGGACCGCGCCGCATGGCTCTCTTCGGCATCACCAGCACCACCGACGGCACCGGCGACCACGTCCCGTGGACCAGCCTGGACTACGCCACCGGCATCTACACCCCCAACTCCAGCAACTACATTCCTCAGTACCGCCAGCTCGGCAATCGCATCGACCTCCACCTTCGACTGTCCCGCACGGATGGGGCCCCGTGGACCAACGGTGAGGAGATCCTCGTTCTCCCGCCGCACATCCGCCCCAACCGCACCCAGGGCATGGTCGGTCAGGTCAGCGGCTCCGGGGTCTCCGACTCCCTCACCGTCCGCTGGGAGGTCCATACCGACGGCTCGCTGCACCTCTACGATCAGCGCAACCTCACCGGCTGGATCGGGCTCGACGCCGGCTACTTCACCAGCTGA
- a CDS encoding transcriptional regulator, protein MAARPLVARQPNERLQALIQEAACSNAGLARRVNMVGAERGLDLRYDKTSVARWLRGQQPRGRAPGIIAEALGRKLGRTVTIDEIGMANGKNLAAGVGLQFAPTVLGAIEQVCELWRSDVGRRDFLSGSTVAASALVEPSRDWLITGADAQVARSAGARVGASDVEAVRAMTDALVDLDRRFGSGHVRPVVVHYLNSVVSGMLSGSYRDTVGRQLFAAVARLTELAGYMAVDTGQPGLAQRYYIQALRLAQAAGDRGYGGYVLAASMSHLAAQLGNPREIAQLARAAQEGARGRVTPRAEAMFYAAEARGHALLGDARAFEAVAGSAVRALDRADPESGDDPSWIAHFDHAYLADELAHCHRDLGQAEAAARAAEESLSGHPRSRARRRAIGLVLLASAQVQRREVEQACHTGNQALDLLASLRSSRGAEYLDDLKERLEPYAGEPAVREFGARLELHAA, encoded by the coding sequence ATGGCAGCCAGGCCACTCGTCGCCCGTCAGCCGAACGAACGGCTGCAGGCGCTCATTCAGGAGGCCGCGTGTTCCAACGCCGGCCTTGCCCGCAGGGTGAACATGGTCGGGGCCGAGCGCGGTCTCGATCTGCGGTACGACAAGACGTCGGTGGCGCGCTGGCTGCGCGGGCAGCAGCCGCGCGGCCGGGCGCCGGGGATCATCGCGGAGGCGCTGGGCCGGAAGCTGGGCCGTACGGTCACGATCGACGAGATCGGGATGGCGAACGGCAAGAACCTGGCCGCCGGTGTCGGGCTGCAGTTCGCGCCGACCGTGCTCGGCGCGATCGAGCAGGTCTGCGAGCTGTGGCGCAGTGACGTGGGGCGCCGGGACTTCCTGTCGGGTTCGACGGTGGCGGCCTCCGCGCTGGTGGAGCCGAGCCGGGACTGGCTGATCACGGGCGCGGACGCGCAGGTGGCCCGGTCGGCCGGGGCGCGCGTCGGGGCGTCGGACGTGGAGGCGGTCCGGGCGATGACGGACGCGCTGGTCGACCTGGACCGGCGGTTCGGCAGCGGGCATGTGCGGCCGGTGGTGGTGCACTACCTCAACAGCGTGGTGTCGGGGATGCTCTCGGGCTCGTACCGGGACACGGTGGGCCGGCAGCTGTTCGCGGCGGTCGCGCGGCTCACGGAGCTGGCCGGGTACATGGCGGTGGACACCGGGCAGCCGGGGCTCGCCCAGCGGTACTACATCCAGGCGCTGCGGCTCGCGCAGGCGGCGGGCGACCGCGGCTACGGCGGCTATGTGCTCGCGGCCTCGATGAGTCATCTGGCCGCGCAGCTCGGGAACCCGCGGGAGATCGCGCAGCTGGCGCGGGCGGCGCAGGAGGGCGCGCGGGGGCGGGTGACGCCGAGGGCGGAGGCGATGTTCTACGCGGCGGAGGCGCGGGGGCACGCGCTGCTCGGGGACGCCCGCGCCTTCGAGGCCGTCGCGGGGAGTGCCGTACGGGCCCTCGACCGGGCGGATCCGGAGTCGGGGGACGACCCGTCGTGGATCGCGCACTTCGACCACGCGTATCTCGCGGACGAACTGGCCCACTGTCACCGGGATCTGGGTCAGGCAGAGGCGGCGGCGCGGGCGGCGGAGGAGTCGCTGAGCGGCCATCCTCGGTCGCGGGCCCGGCGCCGGGCGATCGGTCTGGTGCTGCTCGCGTCGGCGCAGGTGCAGCGGCGCGAGGTGGAGCAGGCCTGTCACACGGGCAACCAGGCGCTGGATCTGCTGGCCTCGCTGCGGTCCTCGCGGGGGGCGGAGTACCTGGACGATCTCAAGGAGCGACTGGAGCCGTACGCGGGGGAGCCGGCGGTGCGGGAGTTCGGGGCGCGTCTGGAACTCCACGCGGCGTGA
- a CDS encoding SCO4402 family protein codes for MGGMPLNDMPWWRWRSNVRSALHMLSDPGFHETTWLAGHEGYGDVTDAVYRLVEDTWLDNWSAEKYVGTIFRDSGEAAMVDVAVLRVLRIMHQVGPDAPFSAYMEHHGWPEAVRAAREAHVRLASADGEDPDTPPHSLDVLRIMTRSA; via the coding sequence ATGGGCGGCATGCCGCTCAATGACATGCCGTGGTGGCGCTGGCGCAGCAATGTGCGCTCGGCGCTGCACATGCTCTCCGACCCCGGGTTCCACGAGACGACCTGGCTGGCCGGCCACGAGGGGTACGGCGACGTCACCGACGCCGTCTACCGCCTGGTCGAGGACACCTGGCTGGACAACTGGTCCGCCGAGAAGTACGTGGGAACGATCTTCCGCGACTCCGGCGAGGCCGCGATGGTGGACGTGGCCGTGCTGCGGGTGCTGCGGATCATGCACCAGGTGGGACCCGACGCCCCGTTCTCCGCGTACATGGAGCACCACGGGTGGCCGGAGGCCGTGCGGGCCGCCCGCGAGGCACACGTACGGCTGGCGTCGGCGGACGGGGAGGACCCGGACACGCCCCCGCACTCGCTGGACGTGCTCCGTATCATGACGCGGTCCGCCTGA
- a CDS encoding pyridoxamine 5'-phosphate oxidase family protein yields MTTAQQPEVQQPTDVLALAVSTARRNPYGFLASTSTSTSTSAGDAGHPHVRLTQHLAVDDDATVWIGTSPRSRKAAEVAGAPETAYAIEDRAAFSYVTFYGRARLVDDRARCLELWDDELGLRFFPDGPTGGDFVLLELVPHRIEVVDFSARVHPDPYGLVPAVIEKAGTGWEPRLAERDRRPDRGAGPR; encoded by the coding sequence ATGACCACAGCGCAGCAGCCCGAGGTCCAGCAGCCCACCGATGTGCTCGCGCTCGCCGTGAGCACGGCCAGAAGGAACCCGTACGGCTTTCTCGCCAGCACCAGCACCAGCACCAGCACCAGCGCCGGCGACGCGGGGCACCCGCACGTGCGCCTGACGCAGCACCTCGCCGTCGACGACGACGCGACGGTGTGGATCGGCACAAGCCCGCGCTCGCGCAAGGCTGCGGAAGTCGCGGGCGCTCCCGAGACCGCCTACGCGATCGAGGACCGCGCGGCGTTCTCGTACGTCACGTTCTACGGGCGGGCGCGGCTCGTCGACGACCGGGCCAGGTGCCTCGAACTGTGGGACGACGAGCTCGGTTTGCGGTTCTTCCCGGACGGGCCGACCGGCGGCGACTTCGTCCTGCTGGAGCTGGTTCCGCACCGCATCGAGGTGGTGGACTTCAGTGCGCGGGTCCACCCCGATCCGTACGGGCTGGTCCCCGCCGTGATCGAGAAGGCGGGGACCGGGTGGGAGCCGAGGCTTGCGGAGCGCGACCGGCGCCCCGATCGGGGCGCCGGTCCACGCTGA
- a CDS encoding ABC transporter substrate-binding protein yields MCMPMTGRRLTSLLVCVTTAAAGASLLTGCGVLPGTTGGSREPVTVMTWAPDGTRATNMPGMPAMAQAYARWVNASGGIDGHELRILTCNEQNSSSGAAACARRAVREKAVAVVGSYSQNGRAFMAPLEAAGIPYIGGYGISEDEFTSPISYPVNGGQASLIAGHGMQLAESCRKVSLVRPDTLAGDKLPDLLNSGLRKSRHHGATDIPAVEDAAEYTQQADRARSKAGSKDGCVAAVLGERTQTFFDSFRRLPESEETRNENENESENGKAAVRISSVLGSVSQPVIDRTGGARSPFEGAFVTGWYPEASDARWAPMRKVIQEHAFADNRVDPADAGVQTTWIAYTVLKKVIESLDRDSITAGAVSHALDRGDKIDTGGLTPELRWRYEDMLGAPRFPRIVNHEVTFQVVRKGRLVAQKPGFVDVGATVLTAP; encoded by the coding sequence ATGTGCATGCCCATGACCGGTAGGCGACTGACCTCACTCCTCGTATGTGTCACGACGGCGGCGGCCGGGGCGTCGCTGCTCACCGGATGTGGTGTGCTCCCTGGGACCACGGGGGGATCCAGGGAGCCCGTCACAGTCATGACCTGGGCACCCGACGGCACCCGTGCCACCAACATGCCCGGCATGCCCGCGATGGCCCAGGCCTACGCCCGCTGGGTCAACGCGTCCGGCGGCATCGACGGCCACGAACTGCGCATCCTCACCTGCAACGAGCAGAACTCCTCCAGCGGCGCCGCGGCCTGCGCGCGCCGGGCCGTCCGCGAGAAGGCCGTCGCCGTCGTCGGCTCCTACAGCCAGAACGGGCGCGCCTTCATGGCCCCCCTGGAGGCCGCGGGAATCCCGTACATCGGCGGCTACGGCATCTCCGAGGACGAGTTCACCAGCCCGATCTCCTACCCCGTGAACGGCGGCCAGGCCTCGCTCATCGCCGGCCACGGCATGCAACTGGCCGAGTCCTGCCGCAAGGTCTCCCTCGTCCGGCCCGACACCCTCGCCGGCGACAAGCTGCCCGATCTCCTCAACTCCGGACTGCGCAAGAGCCGCCACCACGGCGCCACCGACATCCCGGCCGTCGAGGACGCCGCCGAGTACACGCAACAGGCCGACCGGGCCCGCAGCAAGGCCGGCAGCAAGGACGGCTGCGTCGCGGCCGTCCTCGGCGAGCGCACCCAGACCTTCTTCGACTCCTTCCGGCGACTCCCCGAGTCGGAGGAGACCAGGAACGAGAACGAGAACGAGAGCGAGAACGGGAAGGCGGCCGTCCGGATCTCCTCGGTGCTCGGCAGCGTCAGCCAGCCCGTCATCGACCGTACGGGCGGCGCGCGCAGCCCCTTCGAGGGCGCGTTCGTCACCGGCTGGTACCCGGAGGCGAGCGACGCCCGCTGGGCGCCGATGCGCAAGGTGATCCAGGAGCACGCGTTCGCCGACAACCGCGTGGACCCGGCCGACGCGGGGGTGCAGACGACCTGGATCGCGTACACCGTCCTGAAGAAGGTGATCGAGTCGCTCGACCGTGACTCGATCACGGCGGGGGCCGTCTCGCACGCCCTCGACCGCGGCGACAAGATCGACACCGGCGGTCTCACCCCCGAACTGCGCTGGCGCTACGAGGACATGCTCGGTGCGCCCCGCTTCCCCCGGATCGTCAACCACGAGGTGACGTTCCAAGTGGTCCGCAAGGGGCGGCTCGTGGCGCAGAAGCCCGGCTTCGTCGACGTCGGCGCGACCGTCCTCACCGCCCCTTAG
- the purU gene encoding formyltetrahydrofolate deformylase, producing MTDQYVLTLSCPDKQGIVHAVSSYLFITGCNIEDSQQFKDRDTGLFFMRVHFSAEEPVTVEKLRASFAAVGDSFAMDWHINRADERMRVVLMVSKFGHCLNDLLFRSRIGALPVEIVAVVSNHTDFAELVGSYDIPFRHIPVTKDNKPEAEAELLELVRTENVELVVLARYMQVLSDDLCKQLSGRIINIHHSFLPSFKGAKPYHQAHARGVKLIGATAHYVTADLDEGPIIEQEVERVGHEVTPDQLVAVGRDVECQALARAVKWHAERRILLNGRRTVVFA from the coding sequence ATGACTGACCAGTACGTCCTCACACTCTCCTGTCCGGACAAACAGGGCATTGTGCACGCCGTGTCGAGCTATCTGTTCATCACCGGCTGCAACATCGAGGACAGCCAGCAGTTCAAGGACCGGGACACGGGTCTCTTCTTCATGCGGGTCCACTTCTCGGCGGAGGAGCCGGTCACCGTGGAGAAGCTCCGCGCGAGCTTCGCGGCGGTGGGTGACTCGTTCGCGATGGACTGGCACATCAACCGGGCCGACGAGCGCATGCGGGTCGTGCTGATGGTGTCGAAGTTCGGGCACTGCCTGAACGATCTGCTGTTCCGCTCGCGGATCGGGGCGCTGCCGGTCGAGATCGTCGCGGTCGTCTCCAACCACACGGACTTCGCCGAGCTGGTGGGCTCGTACGACATTCCGTTCCGGCACATTCCGGTCACGAAGGACAACAAGCCGGAGGCGGAGGCGGAGCTCCTCGAGCTCGTCCGCACGGAGAACGTGGAGCTGGTCGTCCTGGCCCGCTACATGCAGGTGCTCTCCGACGACCTGTGCAAGCAGCTGTCGGGCCGGATCATCAACATCCACCACTCCTTCCTGCCGAGTTTCAAGGGCGCCAAGCCCTACCACCAGGCGCACGCGCGCGGCGTGAAGCTGATCGGCGCGACGGCCCACTACGTGACGGCCGACCTCGACGAGGGCCCGATCATCGAGCAGGAGGTCGAGCGGGTGGGCCACGAGGTCACCCCGGACCAGCTGGTCGCCGTCGGCCGCGACGTGGAGTGCCAGGCGCTGGCCCGCGCGGTGAAGTGGCACGCGGAGCGCCGGATCCTCCTCAACGGCCGCCGCACGGTGGTCTTCGCTTAG
- a CDS encoding transporter, producing MTTAVPPTTSPTASPAASPVGSLTSVFVRLKLSLLRNGLRQSAGRTAAYVTSIVVSALFAAAILISFLLMRGIRDADTIAVLFTGVLALAWTVMPLFVASGDETLDPSRLVMLPLRPQPLVRALLVASLVGIGPLFTLCIALGAAMALVRGAAGTAVAVLAVPLVVLVCVALSRAVAAANVRLLTSRKGRDLAVLSGLLIAVGIQLVNFGAQRLSRSGGLDTLEPAAAVVGWLPPASAIAAVEDASEGRYVTAAARLLLTAAALGALLSWWQRSLVRLMTEPDGSTIGAAGDAAKDTSAASGLLGRLLPGGRTGTVMERSLRYIWRDPKTKGAWVSSLAIGLIVPIFNALQGTGSIYFACFASGMLGILMYNQFGQDTSAFWMVAQTISTPADAYAELRARALALMVITLPYTALVTAATAAVLGDWSALPQALGLAFALLGAMLATGAVASANFPYSIPQDSAYKNVAPGQGGLAWISIFGGMLAAALLCAPVIGATVYLHLADEESFLWLLLPGGTLYGALIAWAGLKVAAPRTAARLPEILTAVSKA from the coding sequence ATGACCACCGCCGTTCCCCCCACCACCTCTCCCACCGCTTCTCCTGCCGCTTCTCCTGTCGGGTCGCTCACGTCGGTCTTCGTACGGCTCAAGCTGTCGCTGCTGCGCAACGGTCTGCGCCAGTCGGCCGGGCGTACGGCCGCCTACGTCACCTCGATCGTGGTCTCCGCCCTCTTCGCGGCGGCCATTCTGATCTCCTTCCTCCTCATGCGGGGCATCCGCGACGCCGACACGATCGCGGTGCTCTTCACCGGCGTCCTCGCCCTCGCCTGGACGGTGATGCCGCTGTTCGTGGCGAGCGGCGACGAGACGCTGGACCCGTCGCGGCTCGTGATGCTGCCGCTGCGGCCCCAGCCACTGGTCCGGGCGCTGCTGGTGGCCTCGCTGGTCGGCATCGGGCCCCTCTTCACGCTGTGCATAGCGCTCGGCGCGGCCATGGCGCTGGTCCGGGGCGCGGCAGGCACGGCGGTCGCCGTCCTCGCCGTGCCGCTCGTGGTGCTGGTGTGCGTGGCGCTCTCACGGGCCGTCGCCGCCGCGAACGTACGGCTGCTCACCTCGCGCAAGGGCCGCGACCTGGCCGTGCTGAGCGGCCTGCTGATCGCGGTCGGCATCCAGCTGGTCAACTTCGGCGCCCAGCGGCTCAGCCGGTCCGGCGGGCTCGACACCCTCGAACCGGCGGCCGCGGTGGTGGGCTGGCTGCCGCCGGCCTCGGCGATCGCGGCCGTGGAGGACGCGAGCGAGGGCCGGTACGTGACGGCCGCCGCCCGGCTCCTTCTCACCGCGGCCGCGCTCGGGGCACTGCTCTCCTGGTGGCAGCGGAGTCTGGTGCGGCTGATGACGGAGCCGGACGGCTCGACGATCGGCGCGGCGGGCGACGCCGCGAAGGACACCTCGGCCGCCTCGGGGCTGCTCGGCCGGCTGCTGCCGGGCGGGCGTACGGGCACGGTGATGGAGCGCAGCCTGCGGTACATCTGGCGCGACCCGAAGACGAAGGGGGCCTGGGTCTCGTCGCTCGCGATCGGCCTGATCGTGCCGATCTTCAACGCGCTGCAGGGGACGGGCTCGATCTACTTCGCGTGCTTCGCCTCGGGCATGCTCGGGATCCTGATGTACAACCAGTTCGGGCAGGACACCTCGGCGTTCTGGATGGTCGCGCAGACGATCTCGACGCCGGCGGACGCGTACGCCGAACTACGGGCCCGTGCACTCGCGCTGATGGTGATCACCCTCCCGTACACGGCCCTGGTGACGGCGGCGACGGCGGCGGTCCTCGGCGACTGGTCCGCGCTTCCGCAGGCGCTGGGCCTGGCCTTCGCGCTGCTCGGCGCGATGCTGGCGACGGGCGCGGTGGCCTCGGCGAACTTCCCGTACTCGATCCCGCAGGACAGCGCGTACAAGAACGTGGCGCCGGGGCAGGGCGGGCTCGCCTGGATCTCGATCTTCGGCGGGATGCTCGCGGCGGCGCTGCTGTGCGCACCGGTGATCGGCGCGACGGTCTACCTCCACCTCGCCGACGAGGAGTCCTTCCTCTGGCTCCTGCTGCCGGGCGGCACCCTGTACGGCGCCCTGATCGCCTGGGCCGGCCTGAAGGTGGCGGCACCGCGGACGGCGGCGCGGCTGCCGGAGATCCTGACGGCGGTCAGCAAGGCGTGA
- a CDS encoding TetR/AcrR family transcriptional regulator, which yields MGRKPKFTDEDFLDAAMRIAAQHGAASVTMAAVAEGAGAPVGSVYHRFSSRDLLLARLWLRAVRHFQAVFLDALSADDIDEAAEGSVLHTLAWVREHPDEARVLLLHRREDLVAQWPDELGPELATLNDSVVRALRAHTRKRYGNESGEALERVTFALVDVVYAAVHRHLLAGTVPPPSIDRLAIAACRSTLAS from the coding sequence GTGGGACGCAAGCCGAAGTTCACCGACGAGGACTTCCTCGACGCCGCGATGCGGATCGCCGCCCAGCACGGCGCCGCCTCGGTGACCATGGCGGCGGTGGCCGAGGGCGCCGGCGCCCCGGTCGGCTCCGTGTACCACCGCTTCTCTTCCCGGGACCTGCTCCTGGCGCGCCTGTGGCTGCGCGCGGTCCGTCACTTCCAGGCCGTCTTCCTCGACGCCCTGTCCGCCGACGACATCGACGAGGCGGCGGAGGGGTCGGTGCTCCACACCCTGGCCTGGGTCCGGGAACACCCGGACGAGGCCCGCGTCCTCCTGCTCCACCGCCGCGAGGACCTGGTCGCACAGTGGCCGGACGAACTCGGCCCGGAGCTGGCGACGCTCAACGACAGCGTCGTACGGGCCCTGCGCGCCCACACCCGCAAGCGGTACGGGAACGAGTCCGGCGAGGCGCTTGAGCGGGTGACGTTCGCGCTGGTCGACGTCGTGTACGCGGCGGTCCACCGCCACCTGCTCGCGGGCACGGTGCCCCCGCCCTCGATCGACCGCCTGGCCATCGCGGCCTGCCGCTCCACGCTCGCGAGCTGA